A window of Streptomyces sp. NBC_01571 genomic DNA:
CAGGGCCACACAGGCCACCGCGAGCAGCGCCTTGCCCACCCACCGCGCCTCGGCATCGGCCTCCCCGGCCGGGGCCACGGTCTCCCCCTCCCCTTCAACGGCCGGGGCCGGGACACTCCCCGCAGCAGCCTTGCCCAGCCGCCCCCGGCCACCCTCGCGGGGCGCGGGCGGAGCCGTCTCGGGTACAACCGGAGCGCCCAGGGTGGCCGCCGGAGCGGTCGCGGCCGCGACCGGAGCGGCCCCGGCCGCGGTCACCCCGCCCGGCCGGCTGTGTTCCTCCATCACCGTCGTTCGCATCCCGGCAGTCTGCGCCCCGGCCGTCGGCGCCGGAGCACCGGCCCGCGTGACCGGAGCGGTAACCGGCGCTCCCGGAGCGGACGCGGCACCGTCCGGAGCGTGGCGGGGGCGGTCGTGGGCGGGCGGGTCGTCAAGGGTGCGGGGGCGGGAGTGCGGGTAGGTTGCGTGCTGCGTCACGGGGTCCTCCGTGTCGTGGGTTGGGACCGCTGTTGCTGCCGCGGTCGTGGCCGGCCGGGCCGGGAGAGCTGAACTCCCGGCCCGGCGTCATCGGTCAAGCAAGTAGTAGGGAAAGGGCCGGTCCTCGATCCGGACACCGAAGGTCTTGATCCAGTGCCAGTGGAAAGGGAACTTCGGTGCGCCCAGGGTGCGGAGCGCGACGCTGCGGTGATGTCCGTCGGAGACGTACACGTCGCCGTATCGGTCGCTGATGCCGAGAAGGATCGGCACGCGCAGACCCTGGCGGGGGATCGACTCCAGGAGATCGGCCAGGATGGCAGCGTCCTTCTCGCGTCGCTCGAACCTGCGGTGAGCCTCAGCCCAGCGCCCATATTCGGTGGGGCGGATCGCGTCGTCGCGCAGCAGCGCGGTCGGCATCCATCCCTGGTAGCGGCCCATCGCGGCCCTCACCTGCCGTTCTTCGTCGTCGTCTTGCCCCACCACTTGGCGTGGTTGTGGGTGATGTACGTGTCGCCGCCGCGCACGGCGCGGCGCCCGCCGCTGGTTCCGGCGATGACGGCGGCGAGGCAGACCGCCCACAGCAGGCCGCTGCTCGTGATGGCGGCGAGCGGGGCCAGGACTTGGCCCAGGCCGTAGCCGACGCCGGCCGCCGCCGCCCCGGTGCCGACCCCGGCCGCAAGCACGAGCTGGGCGCGCGAGTCGATGAGGGGCTGCGGGGACAGGTCGCGCGGCTGCGTGGCGGGCACGGCGGCGATCAGAGCGTCGGCCTGCGAGCGCAGGACGGGCACCATCCGGCCGTAGGCGTCCGGCACGTACACCACGGCTTCCGTGGTGCGGCGCTCGCCGTACAGCTCCACCGGACCGCTCAGCGGCGCCTGGAGGGGCGCGGCGAGGGGGTTCTCGTAGGACTGGGGGAGCGGGCTGGCCGGGGTGTAGGGGCGGGGTTCGAGGGAGTGGGACACGCTCTGTGCCTCCTTCCTGTCCGGATCAGGCGGGGTGTCGGTGGGAGTGGAGGATCGTGTAGGAGCCGTGGGCGTCGCGCTGGAGGAACCCGGACTCGGTCAGGCGCTTGAACTCGCCCTGAAGCCACGGGCGCGAGAGGCCGTGCTCCTCGGCCCAGGCGGTGAAGTCCCTCGGCTGGACGAGCGTCTCGCCGGCTTCCGCGCGCTCGCACAGTTCGGCGCGCAGGAGCAGGCGCCTCTCGTTCAGGGCAGGCCTGGTGTCGTCCTGGCGGGGCGTCGGCACCGCCAGGACGGCGGGGCCGGTCCACTCGATCAGGGCCGCGATGATGCGGCGGGCGCTGTCGTCGTCGGTGGCCTCACAGACCAGGGCGACGACGGTACGGAAGTCGGTCACGAGCAACTTTCCTCACTCTGAGTGAAAATCAAGCCGGTGCAGTACGGGCTGTTTTTGACAGACAGAGGCCGAAGTCAGGGCCTGTCACGTGCGAAGTTCCATGACTTCCCTATAGGCCCCCGGCGGGCCTGACTGGCAAAGGTCAGGCCCGGCCGGAACTGTCATGCCGTCACTTTCCGTGACCACTATGCGGGCTGGAGCGGGGACTGGAGGATGGTGTAGTCGCCGTGCCCGTCCCGGCGGATGACCCCCAGGTCGGCCAGCCGCTTCAGCTCGCCCTGCATCCACGGCCGTTTGCGGCCGGCCGCCACGGTGGCGGGGATCAGGTCGGCGGGCTCGAACTCGAGGCGGCCCTGCTGCACCCAGCCGTCCAGCTCCACGCAGAGGATGTGGCGGGCCTCCTCGGTCGACGGGCGGCCCGAGTCGTCGAACGTGATGTCCGAGTCGTCGTCGACGTCGGGCACGTCGTCCTCGAGGCGGAGGTGGGCGTAGTCGGCGTCGGGCTCCGGGTCGCCGGGGATCGCACCCAGGATTTCGGCGCGGGCCTCCTGGAGCTCCAGGGCGGCGGCCTCCTCGATCTCGGACATGTCGGTGTCGTCCTCCAGGACGTAGGCGGAACGGACGGGGGCCGGGCCCGGAATCGCGGCCACGGGGGCCGGAGCGGCGGCCTGCACGCCCGGAGTGGTGCGGTTGGTGCCCCGGTGGGAGCGCTGCGCGTAGGCCTGGCCCAAGGCCTGCGCCGTGGTGTCGTCCAGCGGGTCACGGACGGCGGCGGCGGCATCCACGAGCGCGGCCAGCACCTCGCGTTCGGTCAGGGCGGAGCGCACCTCCGTGGTCCACCGCTCCTGTGGAATGCCCATGCCGGTGGAGAACGCGTAGCCGGGCCGGTCCGAACCCCACGCGGGCACCGCGCCGGCACCGGTCACGCTGTCCGGGAGGCAGAACGAGGCGTCGCCCGGGTCGTCCACTCCGAAGCACGCGGTGGCCTGGAGGTTGGCGCGCACGTCGGTGGAGACGTTCGTCCAGGTGGCGCGCTGGAGGGAGACCACCAGCCAGATGCCCACCGAGCGGGCGGCGCGGGCAATCTTGTCCAGCTCCTCGAAGTCCGCCAGGTCGGCGGCCTCCTCCAGCCACACGCACACCGCGTTCAGCGACGAGGCGGGCGACCACTGGTCGAGGCCCTCCTCGGCCAGGACGTTGCCGCGGGCCTTGATGGCGCCCGGGAGCGCCTTCAGCAGCCGCTTGGCCTCGGCCGTCTCGGTGATGAACCAGTCCAGGCCGTCCTTGATGTGCCCGACCGTCTGCCGTCCCTTGGCCACGTCCACCAGGAAGATGCTCATCTGACGGCGGCACATCAGGTGGGTCAGCACGGTGCGGGCGAACTCCGACTTGCCCGCGCCGGTCACGCCCATCACCAGCAGGTGCTGGAGGATGTCGGCGTCGAACGGGTTGATCGCCCACACCTCCCCGTCGGCGTACAGACCGATGGGGATCTCATCGGTGGGTAGCAGGCCCAGGGCGCGGGGCAGTGCGAACGGCACCCCGTCCTTGAGCAGGTCAGCCACCCGCAGCGACAGCGTGCCGCGGGCGCCGTTCTCCGGATCCGGGGTGACGATGACCCCGGACGGCGGCACGTGCAGCGCCGCCGCCACCTTCGCCGTGGTCGCCTGCACGTCGGGCACGGTGGCACCGGCGGTGACTTCCACGTCTGCCTTCACGGTGCCCTTGCCGGACCCCTTGGGGTTCTTGACCTTGACCTTCTCCCAGCCGATCGCCTCGGCCAGCGCGCCCAGGCCACCGCCGTTGGTCTCCTCGGCGACGTCGCCGGAAGCGCCGTTGCGCTGGATCTGGCGCAGGTTCCAGGACGCGGCGAACAGTCCGCCGCCGATCATCCACAGGTCGATCAGCGGGTGCCCGAACGGCCCGGCAGCCGTGGCGCAGGTCAGCCAGCCCATCCCGGCCGCCACCGACGCGGTGGCCTGCGCCCGGCGGAACGCGCCGAACTTCGTCGCGGCCGGGGTGGACTTCCACGTCACCGCCGCCAGCGCCACGCCGCCGACCGCCAGGCCGGCCGACGCCAGCCCGGTCGACAGCGGGTCGGCGCCCCACATGGTGTTCGTCGCCCACCCGGCCAGCGGCGGCAGGGTCGCCGCGCCGATCCACGGCGGGGTGTAGGGCAGGGCCTTGCCGACCACGTGGCCCACCAGGTGGCCGAAGAAGCCGCCCCGGCCGACCGGCACGATGTCCGTCGACGTGTTCACCGGCGCCGCCGCCGCTGTCGTGTTCTTCCGGCGCGCCATCAGTCCACCTCCACCGTGAACTCGCGGCTCTTGGGCTTGTTGCCGTTGCGCCGGGCCCGGGCCTCCTGCTCGGGCTTGATGAAGTGCCGGTTCATGGCGTGCGCCATCTTCAGCGCGCCCACCCCGAGCGCCTTCGCGGCCTCCGCGCTGACCTTCAGGTGGGCGGAGACCAGACGGGCCTTGACCCGGCTGGAGGCGCCGAAGGTGTACCACTTGCCCTTGTAGGTGGACAGCACCCCGTTGATCTCCTCCGCGCGCATGCCGAGGATCAGGTGCAGCTCGCGCCCGAGGTGGTTGATCGCCTTGGCCAGGGCCAGGATGTCCTTGCTGTTGCGGATCTCGATCCGCTCCACCGCGTAGATCAGCCGGTCGCCCTGGTGAAAGTCCCCGCTGGAACCAGAGCCGTTCGCCGGCGTTCCGCCGCCACCACCGTTGCCACCGTTGCCGTTGCCGCCGCCGATGTTGAGGGTGACCGGCGGCACGAACGAGCCGCCCATCGCGCCGACGAATCCGCCGGCCGCCGAACCCGCCGCACCCGCGACCCGCGCCGCGCGGCCGTTGCCGCCGGAGCCGTTCGGTGCCTGGCGGGGCGGAGGCGGCGCGGTCGGCGTGGTCGGCGGCTGAGTCGGGCGCGGCGGCGCGAACCCGGGGTCGTCCTGCCAGTTGTAGGGCTGCGTGCTCACAGTTCGTCCTCCACGATCGTCGTGCCGCCGAACCACAGCGGCTGGCGGATCTGAATCAGGTCGGTGTCCGGGTCGTCGGCCACCTCGTCGGCGGCCTGGTCGATCAGCTCGTGCGCCGCCATGAACTTCGCGGTGGCGAGCGCGGCGTACAGGTCGGTAGGGGCGAGCCGGGTGCGGGTGGCGAGGCGCAGCGCGAGCCGCGCCACACGGGCGAGGCGTTCGGTAGCGGACACCGCGCGGTCCAGCAGCAAGATGCGGGTCTGGCCGTACATCAGCGCTCCTCCT
This region includes:
- a CDS encoding FtsK/SpoIIIE domain-containing protein; its protein translation is MARRKNTTAAAAPVNTSTDIVPVGRGGFFGHLVGHVVGKALPYTPPWIGAATLPPLAGWATNTMWGADPLSTGLASAGLAVGGVALAAVTWKSTPAATKFGAFRRAQATASVAAGMGWLTCATAAGPFGHPLIDLWMIGGGLFAASWNLRQIQRNGASGDVAEETNGGGLGALAEAIGWEKVKVKNPKGSGKGTVKADVEVTAGATVPDVQATTAKVAAALHVPPSGVIVTPDPENGARGTLSLRVADLLKDGVPFALPRALGLLPTDEIPIGLYADGEVWAINPFDADILQHLLVMGVTGAGKSEFARTVLTHLMCRRQMSIFLVDVAKGRQTVGHIKDGLDWFITETAEAKRLLKALPGAIKARGNVLAEEGLDQWSPASSLNAVCVWLEEAADLADFEELDKIARAARSVGIWLVVSLQRATWTNVSTDVRANLQATACFGVDDPGDASFCLPDSVTGAGAVPAWGSDRPGYAFSTGMGIPQERWTTEVRSALTEREVLAALVDAAAAVRDPLDDTTAQALGQAYAQRSHRGTNRTTPGVQAAAPAPVAAIPGPAPVRSAYVLEDDTDMSEIEEAAALELQEARAEILGAIPGDPEPDADYAHLRLEDDVPDVDDDSDITFDDSGRPSTEEARHILCVELDGWVQQGRLEFEPADLIPATVAAGRKRPWMQGELKRLADLGVIRRDGHGDYTILQSPLQPA
- a CDS encoding ParB N-terminal domain-containing protein codes for the protein MRAAMGRYQGWMPTALLRDDAIRPTEYGRWAEAHRRFERREKDAAILADLLESIPRQGLRVPILLGISDRYGDVYVSDGHHRSVALRTLGAPKFPFHWHWIKTFGVRIEDRPFPYYLLDR